The following are encoded together in the Macadamia integrifolia cultivar HAES 741 chromosome 10, SCU_Mint_v3, whole genome shotgun sequence genome:
- the LOC122091035 gene encoding potassium transporter 5-like isoform X1 — protein MSSTVGDEVVEEEEPPPPPPPPLQGKKVRRYNSLDVESSNFRDHDAPGSKVVDWATILHLAFQSIGIVYGDIGTSPLYVYASTFTGGIKNNDDILGVLSMIFYTLILIPLIKYVFIVLQANDNGDGGTFALYSMICRFAKVGLIPNQQAEDKDVSNFRLELPSDGPFRRASKLKSALEKSNSTKYFLLFATMLGTSMVIGDGILTPCISVLSAVGGIKQATSSMTEDAIVWISVAILIGLFIVQRFGTDKVGYSFAPIICIWFTFIGGIGLYNFIKHDLTVIKAINPKYIIDYFRRNKKDAWISLGGIVLAITGTEALFADVGHFTVRSIQISMCSLTFPSLVLAYTGQASYLRKHNDDVLDTFYKSIPGPLYWPMFVVAVMASIIASQAMISGTFSIIQQSLSLGCFPRVKIVHTSMKYEGQVYIPEINYLLMLACVAVTIGFRTTVKIGNAYGIAVVFVMTLTSAFLVLIMIMIWKTNILLVFSYVLIIGTVELIYLSSVLYKFDQGGYLPLAFAAFLMAIMYVWNYVYRKKYRYEVGHKVSPEKLRDIAANTNLCRIPGLAIFYSELVHGIPPIFERYIENVPAIQSVLVFVTIKSLHISKVPVDERFLFKRVEPHELNVFRCVVRYGYTDARNDKEPFERMLVIRLKEYITEDMWLNDESERTVVEEKQREEVEKELKMVDRGCQSGIVHFVSESEVVAGKGANFGKRVLINYAYNFLRRNLRQSYKVSDIPSKRLLKVGMMYEL, from the exons ATGTCTTCAACAGTTGGCGATGAGGttgtagaggaagaagaaccaccaccaccaccaccaccaccgctgCAGGGAAAGAAGGTCCGGCGATACAACTCATTGGACGTGGAATCTAGTAACTTTCGTGACCATGACGCCCCTGGAtccaag GTGGTGGATTGGGCGACAATATTGCATTTGGCGTTTCAGAGCATAGGGATAGTGTACGGTGACATTGGAACATCGCCATTGTATGTGTACGCGAGCACCTTCACCGGTGGGATAAAAAATAATGACGATATATTGGGTGTCCTCTCCATGATTTTCTACACACTCATCCTCATCCCCCTCATCAAGTATGTCTTCATAGTCCTCCAGGCCAACGACAATGGCGATG GGGGGACATTCGCGCTATATTCAATGATATGCAGATTCGCGAAGGTGGGGCTGATACCAAATCAACAGGCAGAGGACAAGGACGTTTCAAACTTCCGGCTAGAGTTGCCCAGTGATGGCCCCTTTCGCCGAGCATCAAAGCTCAAATCCGCACTTGAGAAGAGCAATTCTACCAAGTACTTCctactctttgcaaccatgtTGGGTACTTCCATGGTCATTGGTGATGGCATCCTCACTCCTTGTATCTCag TTTTATCAGCAGTGGGAGGTATCAAGCAAGCCACCAGTTCTATGACTGAAG ATGCAATTGTCTGGATATCAGTGGCCATATTGATAGGTTTGTTCATTGTTCAAAGATTTGGAACTGACAAAGTTGGGTATAGCTTTGCTCCAATTATTTGTATTTGGTTCACCTTCATCGGTGGCATTGGTCTCTACAACTTCATCAAGCATGACCTCACTGTAATAAAGGCCATTAACCCTAAATACATCATAGATTACTTTAGAAGAAACAAGAAGGATGCATGGATTTCACTTGGCGGTATTGTACTAGCTATAACAG GAACTGAAGCATTGTTTGCCGATGTGGGACACTTCACAGTTAGATCCATACAGATAAGCATGTGCTCATTAACATTCCCTTCTCTTGTCCTGGCATACACTGGTCAAGCATCATACCTCCGTAAACATAATGACGACGTATTAGATACGTTTTATAAATCCATTCCAG GTCCTTTATATTGGCCAATGTTTGTTGTGGCTGTTATGGCATCAATTATCGCGAGTCAGGCCATGATCTCTGGCACCTTCTCCATCATCCAACAGTCCCTGTCGCTTGGGTGCTTCCCCCGTGTCAAGATAGTTCACACATCAATGAAGTATGAAGGACAAGTCTACATTCCTGAGATCAATTATCTGCTAATGCTGGCATGTGTAGCAGTCACTATAGGATTCAGGACAACTGTAAAGATTGGAAATGCCTATG GGATTGCTGTGGTTTTTGTGATGACTCTCACTTCAGCTTTTCTAGTACTCATCATGATAATGATATGGAAAACCAACATACtccttgtattttcttatgttcTGATCATAGGCACAGTTGAGCTTATATATCTAAGTTCAGTACTCTACAAATTTGATCAAGGTGGGTATCTCCCCTTAGCCTTCGCCGCATTCCTGATGGCAATAATGTACGTTTGGAATTATGTATACCGCAAGAAATATCGCTATGAGGTAGGCCACAAGGTTTCTCCTGAGAAGCTTAGAGATATTGCTGCAAACACCAACTTATGTCGAATCCCTGGACTCGCCATCTTCTACTCTGAGTTAGTCCATGGCATCCCACCCATCTTCGAGCGCTACATAGAAAATGTGCCAGCAATACAGTCAGTCCTTGTCTTCGTCACTATCAAATCACTTCACATAAGCAAGGTTCCCGTGGACGAGCGGTTTCTATTCAAGCGAGTTGAACCACATGAACTTAATGTCTTCCGTTGTGTTGTGAGGTATGGATACACCGATGCACGTAATGACAAAGAACCCTTCGAAAGAATGTTGGTGATCAGGTTAAAGGAGTATATTACTGAGGATATGTGGCTAAATGATGAGAGCGAAAGGACTGTTGTTGAAGAGAAGCAACGTGAAGAGGTAGAGAAAGAGCTAAAGATGGTAGACAGGGGTTGTCAATCGGGCATCGTCCATTTTGTGAGTGAGAGCGAAGTGGTAGCAGGAAAAGGTGCTAATTTCGGGAAGAGGGTATTGATAAATTATGCTTATAACTTCTTGAGGAGAAATTTGAGACAAAGTTACAAGGTGTCTGATATCCCTTCTAAACGTCTCCTGAAAGTAGGAATGATGTATGAGCTCTAG
- the LOC122091035 gene encoding potassium transporter 5-like isoform X2, with protein sequence MICRFAKVGLIPNQQAEDKDVSNFRLELPSDGPFRRASKLKSALEKSNSTKYFLLFATMLGTSMVIGDGILTPCISVLSAVGGIKQATSSMTEDAIVWISVAILIGLFIVQRFGTDKVGYSFAPIICIWFTFIGGIGLYNFIKHDLTVIKAINPKYIIDYFRRNKKDAWISLGGIVLAITGTEALFADVGHFTVRSIQISMCSLTFPSLVLAYTGQASYLRKHNDDVLDTFYKSIPGPLYWPMFVVAVMASIIASQAMISGTFSIIQQSLSLGCFPRVKIVHTSMKYEGQVYIPEINYLLMLACVAVTIGFRTTVKIGNAYGIAVVFVMTLTSAFLVLIMIMIWKTNILLVFSYVLIIGTVELIYLSSVLYKFDQGGYLPLAFAAFLMAIMYVWNYVYRKKYRYEVGHKVSPEKLRDIAANTNLCRIPGLAIFYSELVHGIPPIFERYIENVPAIQSVLVFVTIKSLHISKVPVDERFLFKRVEPHELNVFRCVVRYGYTDARNDKEPFERMLVIRLKEYITEDMWLNDESERTVVEEKQREEVEKELKMVDRGCQSGIVHFVSESEVVAGKGANFGKRVLINYAYNFLRRNLRQSYKVSDIPSKRLLKVGMMYEL encoded by the exons ATGATATGCAGATTCGCGAAGGTGGGGCTGATACCAAATCAACAGGCAGAGGACAAGGACGTTTCAAACTTCCGGCTAGAGTTGCCCAGTGATGGCCCCTTTCGCCGAGCATCAAAGCTCAAATCCGCACTTGAGAAGAGCAATTCTACCAAGTACTTCctactctttgcaaccatgtTGGGTACTTCCATGGTCATTGGTGATGGCATCCTCACTCCTTGTATCTCag TTTTATCAGCAGTGGGAGGTATCAAGCAAGCCACCAGTTCTATGACTGAAG ATGCAATTGTCTGGATATCAGTGGCCATATTGATAGGTTTGTTCATTGTTCAAAGATTTGGAACTGACAAAGTTGGGTATAGCTTTGCTCCAATTATTTGTATTTGGTTCACCTTCATCGGTGGCATTGGTCTCTACAACTTCATCAAGCATGACCTCACTGTAATAAAGGCCATTAACCCTAAATACATCATAGATTACTTTAGAAGAAACAAGAAGGATGCATGGATTTCACTTGGCGGTATTGTACTAGCTATAACAG GAACTGAAGCATTGTTTGCCGATGTGGGACACTTCACAGTTAGATCCATACAGATAAGCATGTGCTCATTAACATTCCCTTCTCTTGTCCTGGCATACACTGGTCAAGCATCATACCTCCGTAAACATAATGACGACGTATTAGATACGTTTTATAAATCCATTCCAG GTCCTTTATATTGGCCAATGTTTGTTGTGGCTGTTATGGCATCAATTATCGCGAGTCAGGCCATGATCTCTGGCACCTTCTCCATCATCCAACAGTCCCTGTCGCTTGGGTGCTTCCCCCGTGTCAAGATAGTTCACACATCAATGAAGTATGAAGGACAAGTCTACATTCCTGAGATCAATTATCTGCTAATGCTGGCATGTGTAGCAGTCACTATAGGATTCAGGACAACTGTAAAGATTGGAAATGCCTATG GGATTGCTGTGGTTTTTGTGATGACTCTCACTTCAGCTTTTCTAGTACTCATCATGATAATGATATGGAAAACCAACATACtccttgtattttcttatgttcTGATCATAGGCACAGTTGAGCTTATATATCTAAGTTCAGTACTCTACAAATTTGATCAAGGTGGGTATCTCCCCTTAGCCTTCGCCGCATTCCTGATGGCAATAATGTACGTTTGGAATTATGTATACCGCAAGAAATATCGCTATGAGGTAGGCCACAAGGTTTCTCCTGAGAAGCTTAGAGATATTGCTGCAAACACCAACTTATGTCGAATCCCTGGACTCGCCATCTTCTACTCTGAGTTAGTCCATGGCATCCCACCCATCTTCGAGCGCTACATAGAAAATGTGCCAGCAATACAGTCAGTCCTTGTCTTCGTCACTATCAAATCACTTCACATAAGCAAGGTTCCCGTGGACGAGCGGTTTCTATTCAAGCGAGTTGAACCACATGAACTTAATGTCTTCCGTTGTGTTGTGAGGTATGGATACACCGATGCACGTAATGACAAAGAACCCTTCGAAAGAATGTTGGTGATCAGGTTAAAGGAGTATATTACTGAGGATATGTGGCTAAATGATGAGAGCGAAAGGACTGTTGTTGAAGAGAAGCAACGTGAAGAGGTAGAGAAAGAGCTAAAGATGGTAGACAGGGGTTGTCAATCGGGCATCGTCCATTTTGTGAGTGAGAGCGAAGTGGTAGCAGGAAAAGGTGCTAATTTCGGGAAGAGGGTATTGATAAATTATGCTTATAACTTCTTGAGGAGAAATTTGAGACAAAGTTACAAGGTGTCTGATATCCCTTCTAAACGTCTCCTGAAAGTAGGAATGATGTATGAGCTCTAG